TTGCCATCAAGGAAGGCGTGAAGAGCTTCGAGCCAGGGGTTCTCGCTCTCGCTCACCGGGGCGTTATCTACATCGATGAGGTCAACCTCTTGGACGATCACATCGTTGACGTCCTGCTGGATGTCGCGTCCAGCGGCGTGAACAGGGTCGAACGCGAGGGAGTCTCCTTTGCGCATCCCGCTGAGATCGTCCTTGTGGGGTCGATGAATCCCGAAGAAGGGGAGTTGAGACCGCAACTCCTTGACCGCTTTGGCCTCTGTGTCCAAGTCGAAGGTGTCTTCGAGCTTGACGGGCGTGCAGAGCTCGTGAGGCGACGAGAGGCCTACGACGCAGAGCCCGCGGGTTTCGCCGAGAGATGGGAGACCGATGAGGCGGCGTTGAGGGAGAGGATCGTCCGTGCTCGCCAAGCAGTCGCGGCGGTCACGATTGCCGACGAGCTCATCAGTCTCATTGCCGCCGTCTGTTTGGAGAACTCGGTGAGCGGTCATCGGGCCGATGTCGTCATGGAACGTACCGCGAAAGCGATTGCGGCCTGGGAAGGCCGAGTTCGAGTGGCCGAGGAAGATATCTTGGCGGCGGCAGAGCTGGTGTTGCCTCACCGGCGGCGTGACCATGCTCCGTCTCAGCCGCATCAGGAGCATCAGCACGAGCATCAGGATGAAGACCAGCAGCAGGAAGAGGAGGAAGCGGCGAAGGGTGATTCAGCGCCCCGCGAGGAAGCCGCGGCTCCCTCTAGTCAAGACCGTGATGCACAAGGCGAGATGGAACAGTCGCGGGATCCGCAAGGCGCGAAGGGCGAAACGGAATCGTCCGATGGTCAGATGCAGGACAAGGTCTTTTCGACAGGGAAGCCGTATCAGGTACGAAGAATCGCTCCCAAGGAGAAGAGGGCGCTTCGTCGCGGCTCAGGCCGAAGGAGTAGAGCCAGGACGGCCTCGAAGTCGGGGCGGTACGTCAAGGCCGTCCAGAGAAGAGACAGCCGGGACATCGCAATCGATTCCACGCTGCGAGCGGCTGCACCCTATCAGCTCGCGAGGAGAGAGAGGGCGCTCGAGAAGGGGCTTGCCGTTCTGATCGAGACTGCCGACATTCGCGACAAGGTCAGAGAGAAACGGGTGGGCAATTTCCTCATCTTCGTTGTCGATGCGAGCGGCTCAATGGGAGCGCAACGCAGGATGATTGAGACGAAAGCTGCGATCCTCTCTCTTCTCATTGATGCATATCAGAAGAGGGACAGGGTGGGAATGGTGGTCTTCAGGGGCAATTCCGCCGAACTCCTGCTGCCGCCTACCAACAGCGTGGAGCTGGCACTGAGGAAGCTGGAAGAGATGCCTGTTGGCGGGAAGACCCCACTGTCATCTGGGTTGGCAAGGGCCTATGAGGTAGCCAAGACGCACTTGCGGAAGGACCCCGACACTCCACCACTCCTCGTCCTCATCACGGATGGAAGAGCCAACGTCAGCATGAGTGACATGAAGCCCCTTGATGAAGCCCGGAAGGTCGCGATAGCCATCGAGGAGGAGGAAGACATCAAGACCTTGGTGATTGACACCGAGAAGGACGGGTTGATCAGGCTTGGGATGGCTGCGGAAATCGCTCGCGTGCTTGGGGGTCAATACGCCAAGGTCGAAGAGCTTAGAGCTGAGGGCATCGTGGGTGCGGTGATGAGTGTCATCTAGCGACGTGCCTGGTTGCAGGTCGCGAATCGAAGAGCGTTGGCGAGCTGAACACAAGTCGAAGGGCAGACGAATGTCATACCACAACCGAGTGACGTACCCGTTCACCGCGATCGTCGGTCAGGAGGGAATGAGAAGAGCCCTGATTCTGAATGCGATCAACCCAAAGATAGGTGGCGTTCTGATCAGGGGCGAGAAGGGAACTGCCAAGTCCACCGCAGCCAGGGCGCTGGCAGATCTTCTTCCCGAGATCGAGGTGGTTGAGGGGTGTGTCTACGGCTGCGATCCAGCTGACGCGAACAGCATGTGTGAGGAATGCAGGGAGAAGACCACAGATGGCTCACAGCCGAACTCCACTTTCCGGAAGACGCGTGTAGTCGATCTGCCGGTCAGCTCCACGGAGGACCGTGTGGTTGGGACGCTCGATATCGAGCACGCGATACGAAGGGGAGAGAAGAGGTTCGAACCAGGAATACTGGCTGAGGCACACAGGGGCATCCTCTACGTCGATGAGGTGAATCTTCTCGACGACAGCCTCGCTGACCTGATGCTCGACACCGCGGCGATGGGCGTGAACGTGGTGGAGAGGGAGGGAGTCTCCCACTGGCACCCCGCTCGATTCATGCTCGTGGGCACGATGAATCCCGAAGAGGGCGAGTTGCGACCACAGCTTCTGGATCGCTTTGGTCTGTGCGTCGAGATCGAGGGCATAGTTGATGCCGACCTGAGGGTGGAAGTCGTCAAGCGGCGCTCGCGATACGAAGCAGATCCGGTCGCGTTCGCCATCGAGTGGGAGGAGGCCCAAGAGGCGGAACGAGGGAGAATCCTATCGGCTACGCGGATGCTGAACGATATCGAGATCTCTGATGAGATGCTGAAGTTGGTCGCAACGATAGCGATAGAATCGGGGGTTCAAGGTCACCGGGCGGACATTGTCATGACGAAGACGTCCAAGACGCTCGCGGCGCACCATGGGCGCGCCGTCGTTTCCAAGGAAGACGTGAGGGAAGCGGCGGATCTCGCGCTGCTTCATCGCACGAGAAGGAAACCGTTTGAAGAGATGGGTCTGGATCGTCGACAACTCGACGCGGTCGTGTCCGAAGCATCCTAGAGCCCGTGTCGGTCTGACTCCCTGGACGCCACGGCCGGTGCTGTGGTTTCCTGACTGTCTGTCCGTTTCGAGAT
The DNA window shown above is from Actinomycetota bacterium and carries:
- a CDS encoding ATP-binding protein; amino-acid sequence: MSYHNRVTYPFTAIVGQEGMRRALILNAINPKIGGVLIRGEKGTAKSTAARALADLLPEIEVVEGCVYGCDPADANSMCEECREKTTDGSQPNSTFRKTRVVDLPVSSTEDRVVGTLDIEHAIRRGEKRFEPGILAEAHRGILYVDEVNLLDDSLADLMLDTAAMGVNVVEREGVSHWHPARFMLVGTMNPEEGELRPQLLDRFGLCVEIEGIVDADLRVEVVKRRSRYEADPVAFAIEWEEAQEAERGRILSATRMLNDIEISDEMLKLVATIAIESGVQGHRADIVMTKTSKTLAAHHGRAVVSKEDVREAADLALLHRTRRKPFEEMGLDRRQLDAVVSEAS
- a CDS encoding putative cobaltochelatase yields the protein MSERVNPRADAGFSSMYPFTAIVGQGSMKRALILNAIDPKIGGVLIRGDKGTAKSTAARAFAGLLPDIEVVDGCSYGCDPASRTSMCRDCAEEMGRTGRVTASRRRVSLINLPLNATEDNVVGSINLELAIKEGVKSFEPGVLALAHRGVIYIDEVNLLDDHIVDVLLDVASSGVNRVEREGVSFAHPAEIVLVGSMNPEEGELRPQLLDRFGLCVQVEGVFELDGRAELVRRREAYDAEPAGFAERWETDEAALRERIVRARQAVAAVTIADELISLIAAVCLENSVSGHRADVVMERTAKAIAAWEGRVRVAEEDILAAAELVLPHRRRDHAPSQPHQEHQHEHQDEDQQQEEEEAAKGDSAPREEAAAPSSQDRDAQGEMEQSRDPQGAKGETESSDGQMQDKVFSTGKPYQVRRIAPKEKRALRRGSGRRSRARTASKSGRYVKAVQRRDSRDIAIDSTLRAAAPYQLARRERALEKGLAVLIETADIRDKVREKRVGNFLIFVVDASGSMGAQRRMIETKAAILSLLIDAYQKRDRVGMVVFRGNSAELLLPPTNSVELALRKLEEMPVGGKTPLSSGLARAYEVAKTHLRKDPDTPPLLVLITDGRANVSMSDMKPLDEARKVAIAIEEEEDIKTLVIDTEKDGLIRLGMAAEIARVLGGQYAKVEELRAEGIVGAVMSVI